In a single window of the Lentimicrobiaceae bacterium genome:
- a CDS encoding HAD family hydrolase — protein sequence MIKMLVIDLDETLLHNDKTISQFSEEVLQKASMEGIKIVFATARPIRATRDFQKQISCDAVICHNGTLTLVDGKLIGNHQGIPMNEAIQILNTMQNKYPDKKLSIEINDKIYANFDTSLIWGKSENDREMLRRSTVYSNFSDLPDFIADKVLIEINSENEYQEILANISTNLYAQLSDGGKLCLVMNKSATKFNAIAQLAELWSIPISQIAAFGDDYNDIEMLLNCGVGIAMGNAIIEVLEAADAVTDTNNEDGVAKYIMNSILCQNPNIN from the coding sequence ATGATTAAAATGTTGGTGATTGATTTAGACGAAACTCTTCTGCATAATGATAAAACGATCTCCCAATTTTCAGAAGAAGTGTTGCAAAAAGCAAGTATGGAAGGAATTAAAATCGTATTTGCAACGGCGAGACCGATTAGGGCAACCAGGGATTTTCAAAAACAGATTTCGTGTGATGCTGTTATTTGTCACAATGGAACGCTTACTTTAGTGGATGGAAAATTGATAGGCAATCACCAGGGTATTCCTATGAATGAAGCAATACAAATATTAAATACTATGCAAAATAAGTATCCAGATAAAAAATTGTCCATAGAAATTAATGATAAAATATATGCAAATTTTGATACTTCTTTAATTTGGGGTAAATCAGAGAATGACAGAGAAATGTTAAGAAGATCTACAGTCTATTCAAATTTTTCAGATTTGCCCGATTTTATTGCTGACAAAGTTTTAATTGAAATAAATTCTGAAAATGAATATCAAGAAATACTGGCCAATATTTCTACCAATTTGTATGCTCAACTTTCCGATGGCGGGAAGCTGTGCCTTGTAATGAATAAAAGTGCAACCAAGTTCAATGCAATTGCACAATTAGCAGAACTTTGGAGTATTCCTATCTCGCAAATAGCTGCTTTTGGAGACGATTATAACGATATTGAAATGTTGCTGAATTGTGGTGTTGGTATTGCAATGGGGAATGCAATTATTGAAGTTTTAGAGGCGGCTGATGCAGTAACCGATACAAATAATGAGGATGGAGTGGCAAAATACATAATGAACAGTATATTATGCCAAAATCCTAACATAAATTGA